The Stieleria maiorica genome includes the window TGCCATCAACGGTGGCCCGGCAGCATGGGGACTGTCGTTGCCGTTTCGCCCGTTTGCCACCGTGATGACAAGTGACCTAGGGATTGAATTGCTGGTCGGGCAATTGATCGGTCTGGGGCTGATCACCGGGGTCACGGTCAGTTGCTATCGAACCAACCGTGGATTTTCGGAGCTTGCCGTTGAAGGCGTCGCGCGACGTCAGAAGAAACTTGAGCGCATCCGCGGTGGCAACGTCTACGGGATTTCGACGCGAAAGGCAGAACGGTCTCAAATGCTGCCGGCATTCGGGTGGTTCGGCGGTGTCGGACCGGTGGCATGGTCGCAGATCACGTCGGCGATCCGGCGCACCGGACGGCTGGTCCCGGGAATCATCGTTTTGGGCATCGTGGCTGCGATTACCGCAGCAGCCGTCTTGCAGATCTTTCCCGACACGATTCCCGACGCAGGGCGAACCTATGCGGTTCCGATCGCCTTGGGCGCGTCGGCCTATGTCGGCTTCCTGCTCTCGATCACCTCCCAAACCGGTTTCGCCGCGAGCGCTCGCCTGTTGACGTGGTATCAAACGTTGCCCATCCGTCCGATGGCGATCGCGGCGGGAATGGTCAGCGGGTCGGCGACGTTGTTGATCGCGATTCAGATCGCGTTTTGTTTGCCCGCTCTGGTGATCAGTACCCAGAGTGTCGTGGCGTCTCTCTCGATCCTGTTTGCCGGAGTCGCCTTCAGCCTGGCATTTGCCACAATGACAAACTTCATCGCAGCGGTCACGGGATTGCGGCCGATGCCAAGCGGGACCCCCGACGTCTTCCAGGGGGCACGTGCGTTGGTCTTCATGATGATCCTAGGTCTGTCTATGACGCCGATCCTGCTGCTGGCGGTCGGATCCGCGGCCGTTGCCGGTGCCTTGTTCGGGTTTTCTTGGACGTACTGTTCGATCGCCGCAGGATTGGCGATGCTGGCGTGGTTGCCGGCCTTGTGGTGGTTTTCGGGAATGAGATTTGTGCACCACGAGCCTGTCGGCGACACCGCATAACGTCGACGGGGCTATGCCCGGAACAATTGCTCTTTCTTGGCAGGTGGTCTTGGTAAACGGCTTGTCAAAAAACAAGAATGGACCGTACAGTTGTCCCAAGTTTTTTCGGGTGGTTTTTGTTGGGGTCTGCCGCCCCGCGGAGTGACCTGGATCCTGCTGTCGTTTCGATTCCCACTGAGCCATCGACATGTCACCACCGGGTGAAAGTAACGCCCCGCAATTGGAACACCCCGAGAGTGATCCCCGCCGATCGTCGTCTGGTCGCGGGAACGAGGCGTGGAGAGCCGAAAGTGCCGCTCGGGCGCCGACCGTCAATGTCGTGGAAAAGACGGTTGCGGCGCTGGTGATCGCGCTGGATGTCCAGCCGAGCAAACAGCCGATCGCATTCACCGTGCTGCCGCATGACCCGGAAGACCCGTTTCGCCCCTTGATTCAAGCGGCCGAAAACGCCGGGATCGTGCTCCGCGAGACCCCGTTTCGCAGTGCCGGCGAAGCGTTTGCGGCGGTCCAGCACGGATACGCGCTGGTGTTCGCCCTGAGAGGCGGAAAGATGTTGGTGTTGGAGGGGCCCGAGGGGCGCCGGGTGACCGCATCGATCATCGGGAACAGCACCGAGCATTACAGCCTGAGCAAGTCGGAAC containing:
- a CDS encoding putative ABC exporter domain-containing protein, yielding MIDPALTRLMQMLSRAAFRQAWRLVKRPSGAFFAVFMLGMVGFGMMPTVMMILTADQPTPSAFARVIADSIPVLMYIAAAAMVTTNSGEALLELKPAELQFVLAGPFTNSHILSYRLLTLAFGWLPISGFFAVFMLPHLGSFLGGFLGISSGGILITMLAFQYTLLKPRLSPGVLRAIRLAALTSVAVIVIEAAGRVIAVEESYSITVVSRAINGGPAAWGLSLPFRPFATVMTSDLGIELLVGQLIGLGLITGVTVSCYRTNRGFSELAVEGVARRQKKLERIRGGNVYGISTRKAERSQMLPAFGWFGGVGPVAWSQITSAIRRTGRLVPGIIVLGIVAAITAAAVLQIFPDTIPDAGRTYAVPIALGASAYVGFLLSITSQTGFAASARLLTWYQTLPIRPMAIAAGMVSGSATLLIAIQIAFCLPALVISTQSVVASLSILFAGVAFSLAFATMTNFIAAVTGLRPMPSGTPDVFQGARALVFMMILGLSMTPILLLAVGSAAVAGALFGFSWTYCSIAAGLAMLAWLPALWWFSGMRFVHHEPVGDTA